Within Gouania willdenowi chromosome 24, fGouWil2.1, whole genome shotgun sequence, the genomic segment GATTTACAGGCTGAAAATAACTGATTAATAAGAAGAAAGAGCTAGTGAAGCTAGCGCGTTAGCATACAAACACGTTTACATGGCAATCGCTCTGATGTTCTGGAGTTGGATACTGTCTTCGTTCTTTGGGACCTCTGCTTCCATGGGTTCCACAGGTTCTGCAGGTTCCTCGGGTTCTGGAGGTTCCACAGGTTCTGCAGGTTCCTCGGGTTCTGGAGGCTTAGGCTCGTTCTCAAACCTCGTCACCTTGATGTCTTTGAGCATTTGTGAGACGAGTTTCTCATAAAACCACTCCAGGTCTTGGGGGTCCTCAGGCCAGATCAGGTACTCTCTCCTCCGCACAAAGGCTCTGATGGCGTTGCACTTCATCAGCTGGTAGTGGGCCACCTATCAGAGGATGGAGATGAAGGTCAGCCCTGGAGGTCAAGCTCTGTATTAGTCTGATAATTTAACAACATCTGAAAGTTTATTCTGTTCTTTCTGCAGAGGTGatgaagtacaaatactttgtaaCTGtgcttaagtagttttttctgctatctgtacTTTATACTTCTactctttacttttttaaaaacaaatatctgtactttctactccttacgtttttaagacctttgaagctaaaggagaagctagtgctagtcaacatgcTAAATGTTGGTAGCTTGAGCTACAGGTCTCTTATGGATTGTCTTATTTTTAAAAggacatttattttactttttttaagtacatttaCTAGCATGtgcttttactcaagtaagggatcAACTTTATTacttttacagtcattttttattcaagtatcaatacttttacttgagtactgaacaccattacttttgccacctctgcctTTCTGACTCCAAGACCCAAAATATAAGTTATTTCTTCACAGGTTTAATTGAGCGTCGTAACGTTAACGACCTAAAATACAAACCTTTCCAACCACTAACATGACCACCACGTTTTTCAGCTCCTCTAACATTCGACTCTGGGCCAGAGTGAAAGCTTCTAAACACCATCCATCTATATCACAAAGATACACCATAGCATTAGTCACAAGCTTCACATGGAGGCTAagcagttagcattagcattagcatttagaCTGAAACAGAACGTTCTGACTAAAGCtgttcaaataaaacaacattccAAAGTATTATTTGCTCTGCAGTACATTCcataaatgtgtataaaatATAGATAAGATTCAGCTAACACAACAATGATGTTTAGTGACATCATAGAATGATTAAAGTGTGatgaaatgatttattttaaagctaGATATTCTCTGTTAGATCTGTCTATCTCTGGAATAAatcatttgttttataaaaagCATCAGAAACCTTTCAGAAACTCTTTGGAGACGATGCACAGTGTCTTCCTGCTGGCCCAGATTGCTTCTCTGATGTTAGAAAGATGATCTTCTCCTGGTAGGAAATCTCTGGCCTCAAAGCAACAGTGGAACATGTTCTTCTCTGAAAACTGGTTGTCCAACTTCTTCAACAGCGCCGCCTCCACCCACCTATAGTCGTTGTTGCTGAAGCAGAGGAAGGCGTCGTACTGGACCAGATGATCCTCCAGAGGTGCTGGTTTGGGTCCTTCCAACACCCTGCCCACTATCCTTTTATAGATGACAAATATATGACCACGAAAGCGTGTGTAAATGATCCCAGTGAGGAGTAAAGTGACGATGAGGAGGGATGAGAAGATGAAGAGCACTAGTTTCAGGCCTTGAACTGCCTGCTCGTCGTCTTGCTCACATGGTTGGACTATTCTGGAGTAATTCAGCAGAGGGAGGTCCTGGACGGCAAGGGGAAACTCACATAAAAACTCTTCCACTGGGATCAGAAAGGTGACGTTGGTGCTGTTCAACCACTTTAGAAAGTTCTCCAGATTACAGTCACAGTAAAAGTGATTGTCCGACAGACTGAGGATGAGGACGGACTGGAAAGTCATGGGATCGGGTGAAGCTAAGAAGTTATTTGAAAGGTCAAGTCTTTGAAGACTGACCGGAAACACGTCAGCGTCCAGATGGGTCAAAGCGTTTGATGAAAGGTCTATCTCTATGATGGAGCTGAGGCCGTTAAAAATCCCCCGTGGGAGAGTGGAGAGAGAATTCAAGCTTAAATTTAGTCCGAGTAGATGGTTGAGATGATTGAAGAGGTCGAGGCAGTTTCCGTTTTCCCAAATGTTCTGTAAGGAACTGCTGTGAAGGTCTAGAATCTGTAAGCTGTGGTTCTGAGGTATTGATACGTTGTTTAGAGTGCACCACATAATGCTGTTACCACCAAAGAATAAAGTTTGAAGATGACGGAAACCAGATAAAATGATATAAACGTCCTCCAGATTAGTTAACTTGTTATCTGAAACATCCACGTGGGTACTGCTCATGGCCATGTGATCGACTCTGTAGAGCGATTTCAGTTTATTGTCTCCTAAAAACAGATATTCCAGGTTTGGTAAGGATTGGGGAGAACCCAGGTTCTTTAGAGAGTTTCCTGTCAGATATAAAGCTCGTAGTTTGGGAAGACCTTTAAATGAAGAGTATCCAAACACACCGATGTGATTGTAGGACAAGTCCAGCACTCGCAGCTCGTTCAGATTAGTGAATGTGTGAGAGTAAATCTCTCCCAGCAGGTTCCATGAAAGGTTCAGCATTCGTAAATTCCCTTCAAGCCCATTGAAGGCGTTTGTATTGATCTGATTAATGGCATTCTGTGAAACATCGATAATTATGGCATCTTTTAAGTGACTGAAAACTGATCTTCTCAAAGCAAAGATGCTGTTTTTCGACAGATCCAGAATCTCAACCACGCTGTTCTGTAGACTTTGGAATGTTCTTTCATCTGGGTCAGGAAGGTTGTTGTGTGAGAACCCTCTTCCAATGTGTTGCGAGTACATCAGGTGAGAAATTCTAGTTCCTTCTATTGCTTTGAAAAATTGTAGggttttgtttaaatttaaCCCATTGCTGGATAAGTCGAGCAGTTTAAAACTAATTCCTCTAAAAGGGTTTCCACAATTTTCCCAGTTGTCGGTTTTAGATAACTTATTAGATTGGAAGTTTAGAAAAGAGAAATGTTTCCCTCTGAAGCCACGGAGATCCTCCTCACGTAACGTTTCAATTTTGTTCAGCTTGAGGTTCATCTGTGTGAAGTGTGTGAGCCTTAAGAAGAACAAACCAGGTCTAAGCTTCACTATGTTGTTACCAAAGAGGTCGAGAGTTTCTAGAGAAATCAGAGGCTCCAGGTAGTTTTCTGAAAGTATGGAGTCGCTCAACCCGCAATAATCCAAAATAAGGTATTTCAATCTGAAGAGTCCTGCAAATGCCCTAAGCTCCAGGTGAAGGTCTTGGTTTGAACCCAGAACCAACTTTATCAGTTTACTCTGCCTGAGAAAAGCATTGTTCCTGATGACCAGCGGAACTTTCTGGTTCCCTAGATCTAACTCTTCCAGATATCTGAAATCTCTGAGAGAGCTGTTGTTGATCTCGTTGATGTAGTTGAAGTCCAGATAGAGGTGTGTGACGTTAGGAGGCAGAACTGGAACGCTGACGTATCGCTGTCCAGTGCAATAAGCAACCGTTCCTCCTAAAATACAGGAGCGATAGCACATGGTCACCTGTGGGGAAAACAAGGGTTAAAATATAGTtatctattaaaaaaagacctcattattaatattagtattTTAATTATGGCTGAGACTTTGTTgtattaattgcgattaattaattacagaaaaataatgcaccaaaataaatgaattaaattaaaactcCAAACAGGATGGAACCATTATCATTGCATGAGTTCCCAGTATACGAAtaacactgatgcacagaccacacaAACAAGTTGTTGCTGTgcattaattttagtttaaatataaaCACTAGACGGAAAACTAAAGTAAGTAATtaatctctattacattaatattatttatgaataaacacagaaacacttctatattgttaTGGTAACATTTCTAAAGTGTTTCTGTTCGTAGTGTGACAGGATATTAACAGCGTTGTGTTGTGTTTAGTTTTTCACATTCAATGATGATTATTTACTGATTTtactcattcctcacttgctgctggagctcagagaacaaatatgattggttcttcagtcaggtctgtgTTCCACACATAGACCACCTGGTCTGGTCTACATACTGTAacggttctatgttctggttatgttccactgtgtgtattcagtggttaactgatacTGAGATTTCCTATGTTCATGAAGGCATCATGAaggcacctcaatgctaacatgtagcagctagcacctcaatgctaaacatgtagcagctagcacctcaatgctaaacatgtagcagctagcacctcaatgctaaacatgtagcagctagcacctcaatgctaacatgtagcagctagcacatcaatgctaacatgtagcagctagcacctcaatgctaaacatgtagcagctaacacctcaatgctaacatgtagcagctagcacatcaatgctaaacatgtagcagctaacacctcaatgctaacatgtagcagctagcacatcaatgctaacatgtagcagctagcacatcaatgctaaacatgtagcagctaacacctcaatgctaacatgtagcagctagcacatcaatgctaacatgtagcagctagcacatcaatgctaaacatgtagcagctaacacctcaatgctaacatgtagcagctagcacatcaatgctaacatgtagcagctagcacctcaatgctaaacatgtagcagctagcacctcaatgctaacatgtagcagctagcagggacaatggtcctagtggagcagacagtgtctccaatccacactgacactcagacagggttcagaaccaataataaatccacgagtgacaaatgaacaaagtcagtgataaatgattgtagtgacagtttattattattattattattattattattattattattattattattattattagtcgaCCACTCTCTGGTAATTTAGATTAATTCAATAAAAAGTCTCTACTtaataacatatttttaaatctaataTTTAAAACACCCCAAAGGTTGAACCTGTGATATTTTAccatattttatataaaaacagGATTAGAACGTACCTGTAAGACGACAGTAAAGCAGATCAGATGAAGAATAAACCTCCACATGATGTCGTTCACCTGGTCAGGTGTCAGAACATGGCTACGCTAACGTTAGCAGAGCTTTAGTCTGTGAAGTAGAGACAAAGCAGTGTTTGTTCAcaggtagtgtgtgtgtgtgtgtgtgtgtgtgtgtgtgtgtgtgtgtgtgtgtattcatacagacagaggcacTGATTACTACTTAGTGCTGGTTCTTGTGTTTGACTAACACCGTTAATAACCCTGAATATAAATAAACCCAACATTATTAAACTTTAATTCACACGACAtgttcaaaatgacagaatcacATTTAAACTGTTCAATTCAAGGGGGTGATTAAGTTTCTATCtccaaataataaatgaaaatgaataaacaatcaTCAATTTctatataataaacatttgatttgTTTGACTGAGGACAAGAGGAGATTTATTAAGACCCTGATGTGGGCGTGGCCTAATAATCCTGAGTATAGATTAATCAGCCTGAACCTTTGCCTCGTGCTTTAATTACGTTTTTACCCCAAATCAACACTTATGTCATCAACTCTATCAAAAAGTCAAACACTGACGACCATTTAAAGCAGGCAACTGACGGCTCGGGGGCCagatgcggccctcggtctaattttatgcggcccccaaaataaatgtacaaaatgacagaaaatacacaaaaacacagtaagaatacattaaaaaaacacatagaattaaaacattgcaggaaaatacagtaaaagacaagataaaaacacagaaaatactacagaaatgaacaaacgacaacagtaaattacaacaaaaaacaaaaaatgatacaaaaatacactatatgagtcaaaaaaacatattttacaggaaaaatacacaaaagaactacagaaatacacaaaatgcttcacaatgagcaagacaataacaaacatacacagaatgacagaaaaacataaaaaataacaataaaaactctttgttctttcctgtattaatgctcagatctctcattattctaatgctgacatgaacgttgatcatgtgaccctctgatcaaacacacattttttgtggccctgctgtgataaaagtttcctacctctgatttaaagtgaaaatatatataataagaacctttttatattaaaaaaacaaacacattcaagGACATTTTTTGACCTTAGGGCGTAAACTATGAAGAGATGACTCAGCATGTTTTGTTGCTGTGTGGGCTTGTTTAGTcctacttttattatttactattataaattaaaaaaatgaatggacaatacaaataaatacttcaaTCAAGCTTTTAAGAAAAATAGAACAAATCAAACCAAAGAAGAACAAAATGAACCTGCGTCGTTAACGTAAGATTTAATGTAAattcttcttcctcttttcaAAGATTtatcttttgtacatttttaaactgcattATATTCACATTTAGTTTAATCAGTTCATTAAGTTTGttccacaaataaaaatactcaTAACATAATGTTGTTTTAAGTTTAGTTTCTACAGTTATAACGTCACTGTCTGTTTACAGGAAgtactttatttttctgtcttaaTCTCTGTCAAATATTGACCAATATTTATAAATGTGGCAATATTATCTTTTTGTTAATTCACTTACAAACTGCCTGAATAACTGAATGAACAAATACAATAAGAGTCTTTCATAAAAgaaaatggaaataaacaaaataactaacACGTGATTGTTACAAATCCAtgtatggtttgttttttggttattaCGTTGTTTTCATAAGTTTTCTCATTTCAACTGATTTGTGTTTCTGTAAATAGGAATTATTTGAATTGTTTTaacatctttaaataaataaagacacaagaCGAAAATATGAATTTATACCAGCAAAGTTTAAAcagaaaaactgattttattttgaagccaaTATCGTGCAAAGTTCTAAATGTCCctaaaaaatatccaaatatgaatcaaaacaaacaatatttggccattttctctttttaattttgaaagagaaaaacactgcttatttgttcttttttttttttttaaatctgtaaaacaaaacaaaaagacacacaattagtttgtaaaacacatgaaacaaagAAGGATCCATAAATTCATAGATTTATACTTTATGATGAGGTAATTGTGCAGAGCTGAAAAActacagttttttatttttttagtcaacaggaaatttacagcattttgtgtatgtaatcatttaatattttaatttcaagGATTGACTTTATATGATGTGTTATAAGCATGTCAATGTGTAGAGCAGTTTATTACACGTGTcatagtaaaataaatacaagtcaacaaataacaaattaaatacaaatagatcaaaataagtgggaaaaaatacaaaagttaaaaaacaaaaaaatattgtccaaaaattgaatatagattgataaataaaaaatggaaatcaaaaagaaaatactgatataactgttttattttattttttaaaaaaacttttattaattgaatcatttattttatacttgtaaataatgttttgtttatttttacttttattcttttattttggcaggttttTTCCTCCACACATAAGAAACAACCCATTTCTTCAGTGACTTATTAGTTCTTTAATCGATCATTAAAGATTTCGGTACGGTTTACGGTATTTATTGTTATCGCGATAACAAAGAGAAACTCACCTGGGCGGAAAAAACAGCAGGAAATGTAGAAGATTGTGAATCCCAGTGAGATcatagatgtatagatatagATGTGCTCTTACAGCAGTGTGTCCAGTTTCAGGAAAATAAGGTTCGTGTCTCATTTTAAGTCCATCCTGTTCCTTTTCTTTCAACTTGACACAATAACTCATGTTGCAATTCCCGCTGAACTTCCGGTTTCGCTTTGACGTCTTATTATTTACACAACTGTTACATAATGTGTACTTTGCTCTCCTACACAGTACACCCTGCTGTTGGtaggtgtgctgtggtatctggtaACAGCTGAACATTagaaattacacacaaacatcctCATGAGTTTAAGATTGGTAAAAGTattaggaaaaaataaaaataacgtaatattttgaaaacaaaaattgtaatttcacGAGATTAAAGCcacaatatttcaagattaaagccgtaatatttcgagaataaaagtgtaattttatgagaataatgtCTTAtctaaataaaatcataatcttatgagattaaagtcataatattttttaaataaaagttgtaatatttttggctaaagtcgtaatatttagagattaaagtcataatatttctaGAGTAAAGTTGTATTTTAAAGAGAATAAAATCATATGTTAAGATTGTTGTGGTTCTACATCCACTGACGTCACACATGGTTTTTCCTTTATATTTACACtgatggtgtttttattttcttgcagTAAATTAACTTTGTATTTAATCCCTTATTATTATGTTACTTTTACACCTGTGTGTATTATTGGTATATAGTTTATTTGTACTTTAGTGCTAATCTCTGATTTAATTAAAGCTCCTGAAACAAATGGATTATTGAATTCATTCTGATTATATTGACATGTTTTGTTGGTTATACTgtaattatatttacagtaattaaaaaacaaaaagttgatAGTGATTCGATTTGTCCaaaaataatattctcaaatgcTTCACCATGTTTCTCAAAAGTGGACCGAGGGCGCCACCTGGTGGGATGTTTATAAAACAGTACAATTGCGCTAAAACACAACTTTTAACTATTATTAATGAacgaattaaattaattaatgaattcatCAGATGAAAACAAATGAGAGCCAATGAGAGCATTTCAAACATttgctggatggatggatggatggatggatggatgatcagTATAACAATAAGGAACAAtgatcaaatatatatatttttaatatttcaagGGAACATATTGTATTTTTGAGCCAAAGGAATACATTCATcaaactataacacacacacacacacacatatatatgtatgtatatatatatatatatatatatttatatatatatatgtatataatagaCATTTTTGCATTGAGATGTTTTAATACAGAAGTGGATTAGGTCCTGTTTTGATggataaaataattttgggcaaaacaataaagttgaaattttgagagtAAAGTGTAAACATAATGTTGAGATTAtattaggggtgggcgatatgggaaaaatatatcacgattttttctttgtgaaatcatgatttatcacgatttttttcattcaaatcatttagactatttaatgtttttttaccaataaaacaaacaaattcacCTACTTTAAATCATTaccttaaatggaaaaaaggaataaaagatcatttaacacaaggtaattattattattattttaaattgtatgtaatttatcaaactggttctaagtataattatcattaaactaaaggtctgacatgttcttatagtcacacagtctttttactttgtttacctaaagtagtgtagcattagcattagcattacatgCTACATAACAAtgcatcatatcagtctagtgatttctattagttattaaggtaacacactcatattaataaaatcatactttaaacagtgtttgaacgcctcatttcacacagtttatacaatcatatcctttacaagataaaacgttactgctttggttacattaggcctgtgtgatatggaccaatattcatatctatatatttttactctaaatgacaataggtgatataaaccatttattttttatcaatagttttacaataaaaacaataataggtcaaagtcagtggagccacaaagacccttttattaatcactagcagcacaataactacatttggactttttccttcattaaggctgaaatgtgattaaatgatgtagtgatgattttttcagggcagctctgagttgttgaaagtagttttaaagtaaatcacattcaggacactgtctctttaagaatgtgtaaacagccccgttagctgcagcagcagcagagttag encodes:
- the tlr5b gene encoding toll-like receptor 5b isoform X1 yields the protein MWRFILHLICFTVVLQVTMCYRSCILGGTVAYCTGQRYVSVPVLPPNVTHLYLDFNYINEINNSSLRDFRYLEELDLGNQKVPLVIRNNAFLRQSKLIKLVLGSNQDLHLELRAFAGLFRLKYLILDYCGLSDSILSENYLEPLISLETLDLFGNNIVKLRPGLFFLRLTHFTQMNLKLNKIETLREEDLRGFRGKHFSFLNFQSNKLSKTDNWENCGNPFRGISFKLLDLSSNGLNLNKTLQFFKAIEGTRISHLMYSQHIGRGFSHNNLPDPDERTFQSLQNSVVEILDLSKNSIFALRRSVFSHLKDAIIIDVSQNAINQINTNAFNGLEGNLRMLNLSWNLLGEIYSHTFTNLNELRVLDLSYNHIGVFGYSSFKGLPKLRALYLTGNSLKNLGSPQSLPNLEYLFLGDNKLKSLYRVDHMAMSSTHVDVSDNKLTNLEDVYIILSGFRHLQTLFFGGNSIMWCTLNNVSIPQNHSLQILDLHSSSLQNIWENGNCLDLFNHLNHLLGLNLSLNSLSTLPRGIFNGLSSIIEIDLSSNALTHLDADVFPVSLQRLDLSNNFLASPDPMTFQSVLILSLSDNHFYCDCNLENFLKWLNSTNVTFLIPVEEFLCEFPLAVQDLPLLNYSRIVQPCEQDDEQAVQGLKLVLFIFSSLLIVTLLLTGIIYTRFRGHIFVIYKRIVGRVLEGPKPAPLEDHLVQYDAFLCFSNNDYRWVEAALLKKLDNQFSEKNMFHCCFEARDFLPGEDHLSNIREAIWASRKTLCIVSKEFLKDGWCLEAFTLAQSRMLEELKNVVVMLVVGKVAHYQLMKCNAIRAFVRRREYLIWPEDPQDLEWFYEKLVSQMLKDIKVTRFENEPKPPEPEEPAEPVEPPEPEEPAEPVEPMEAEVPKNEDSIQLQNIRAIAM
- the tlr5b gene encoding toll-like receptor 5b isoform X2 produces the protein MCYRSCILGGTVAYCTGQRYVSVPVLPPNVTHLYLDFNYINEINNSSLRDFRYLEELDLGNQKVPLVIRNNAFLRQSKLIKLVLGSNQDLHLELRAFAGLFRLKYLILDYCGLSDSILSENYLEPLISLETLDLFGNNIVKLRPGLFFLRLTHFTQMNLKLNKIETLREEDLRGFRGKHFSFLNFQSNKLSKTDNWENCGNPFRGISFKLLDLSSNGLNLNKTLQFFKAIEGTRISHLMYSQHIGRGFSHNNLPDPDERTFQSLQNSVVEILDLSKNSIFALRRSVFSHLKDAIIIDVSQNAINQINTNAFNGLEGNLRMLNLSWNLLGEIYSHTFTNLNELRVLDLSYNHIGVFGYSSFKGLPKLRALYLTGNSLKNLGSPQSLPNLEYLFLGDNKLKSLYRVDHMAMSSTHVDVSDNKLTNLEDVYIILSGFRHLQTLFFGGNSIMWCTLNNVSIPQNHSLQILDLHSSSLQNIWENGNCLDLFNHLNHLLGLNLSLNSLSTLPRGIFNGLSSIIEIDLSSNALTHLDADVFPVSLQRLDLSNNFLASPDPMTFQSVLILSLSDNHFYCDCNLENFLKWLNSTNVTFLIPVEEFLCEFPLAVQDLPLLNYSRIVQPCEQDDEQAVQGLKLVLFIFSSLLIVTLLLTGIIYTRFRGHIFVIYKRIVGRVLEGPKPAPLEDHLVQYDAFLCFSNNDYRWVEAALLKKLDNQFSEKNMFHCCFEARDFLPGEDHLSNIREAIWASRKTLCIVSKEFLKDGWCLEAFTLAQSRMLEELKNVVVMLVVGKVAHYQLMKCNAIRAFVRRREYLIWPEDPQDLEWFYEKLVSQMLKDIKVTRFENEPKPPEPEEPAEPVEPPEPEEPAEPVEPMEAEVPKNEDSIQLQNIRAIAM
- the tlr5b gene encoding toll-like receptor 5b isoform X3, giving the protein MWRFILHLICFTVVLQVTMCYRSCILGGTVAYCTGQRYVSVPVLPPNVTHLYLDFNYINEINNSSLRDFRYLEELDLGNQKVPLVIRNNAFLRQSKLIKLVLGSNQDLHLELRAFAGLFRLKYLILDYCGLSDSILSENYLEPLISLETLDLFGNNIVKLRPGLFFLRLTHFTQMNLKLNKIETLREEDLRGFRGKHFSFLNFQSNKLSKTDNWENCGNPFRGISFKLLDLSSNGLNLNKTLQFFKAIEGTRISHLMYSQHIGRGFSHNNLPDPDERTFQSLQNSVVEILDLSKNSIFALRRSVFSHLKDAIIIDVSQNAINQINTNAFNGLEGNLRMLNLSWNLLGEIYSHTFTNLNELRVLDLSYNHIGVFGYSSFKGLPKLRALYLTGNSLKNLGSPQSLPNLEYLFLGDNKLKSLYRVDHMAMSSTHVDVSDNKLTNLEDVYIILSGFRHLQTLFFGGNSIMWCTLNNVSIPQNHSLQILDLHSSSLQNIWENGNCLDLFNHLNHLLGLNLSLNSLSTLPRGIFNGLSSIIEIDLSSNALTHLDADVFPVSLQRLDLSNNFLASPDPMTFQSVLILSLSDNHFYCDCNLENFLKWLNSTNVTFLIPVEEFLCEFPLAVQDLPLLNYSRIVQPCEQDDEQAVQGLKLVLFIFSSLLIVTLLLTGIIYTRFRGHIFVIYKRIVGRVLEGPKPAPLEDHLVQYDAFLCFSNNDYRWVEAALLKKLDNQFSEKNMFHCCFEARDFLPGEDHLSNIREAIWASRKTLCIVSKEFLKGGPLPADEVQRHQSLCAEERVPDLA